The Polluticoccus soli sequence TATCCGTAACCAGTTTCCACCGAAAGGCATCAACGTCAACTTTGTTCAAAAGACTGAGGACGCACTGACGGTACGCACTTATGAACGAGGCGTGGAAGACGAAACCTACAGTTGTGGAACAGGAGTAACAGCTGCGGCAATAGCTGCCAGTGGTCATAAGACGGGAGACTTTCAAACTGCGATCAACACACCAGGCGGCAGTCTCAAGGTGTCTTTCACCAAAAGATCGGCTACTACAGCAGAAAACGTGGTGTTATCCGGGCCTGCAGCGTTTGTGTTTGAAGGGGGAATAGCAATCTAGCGGACGGCGGCATGCTACATAAAAAGAAAAATTATTTGACTAAAATTGAATAACGCTGCTGCTATATGGCATAGCAATTGCCCCGGTTGTCTTAAATTTACACTTATGAATATCAGGACTTTATTAGCATTGATCTTAGTTGTTGGCGCGTCTGCATGCTCAAGCCAAAAAGTTGTATCATCTACTACCGACCAGTCAGCTGTAGGCAGCAATACCCCGGCGGCTACTTCTACTCAAAGCGCGACGTCAACCAACGCTACCAGCACAACCCAGGAAGACAAAAGAATGCGTGAAGTAGACGCTGTGGCGATCCCTAATCCTTTACGCTCTAAGTAATTTACTACTTACCGGTAACGCTAACATAATTGTCGATGGGAAGACGCTTGGCAATTGATCTTGCGAGCGTCATCTCATCGGCATATTCTAATTCGCCGCCAAAGGCAATACCCCGTGCGATGGTTGTAATTTGCACAGGAGTTCCGGAAAGCTGTTTAGCTATATAGTAAACAGTTGTATCACCTTCTATGGTAGGACTGAGTGCCATAATTAATTCCTGCACATCATTTTCCCTGACCCGCAGTTGCAATGTTGCAATATTCAGCCGCTCCGGCCCAATGCCATCAAGCGGAGACAGTATGCCACCTAACAAGTGATAGGTTCCGTTATACTGCTGCGTACTTTCGATCGCTATTACATCGCGAATACTTTCTACCACACATATCTGTTTCTTATTTCTTGCCGGATTGGCGCAGATGTCGCACAGTTCTTTATCTGAAACATTATGGCAAGTCTTGCAAAAAACCACTTCGTGGCGCATACGTGAGATGGCACTTGTAAATGAATCGACGCTGTGCGTCTCAGACTTGAGTAATTGTAAAACCATACGCAAGGCAGTTTTTTTGCCTATGCCCGGCAACTTCGAAAATTCATTCACCGCCTCTTCGATCAACTTCGACGAAAATACCATTGTGTAAAAATACAAAAAAGATAGCCTGCACCATATATACAAATGAAAATGAGGCGGTTGTCCGCCTCATTTTCGTCAAATCCACGTTGAGAAATACTATTTAACACAGATCTTTTCAACCACAGTTTTTGTGTCAGTGGCAAGCCTTACAGAGTACATACCTGGGGTAATGTCGCCCATGTGAAGCGCTATGTTTTGAGTACCGCTAAGGTTTGTGCCAATATTTTTGCTGTAAACTACTTTACCTGTAACATCTACAACGGTAACAATCGCTTTGCTGGTGCGCACTCCAAAGTTGTACATGATATTGATATCACGCGAAGCCGAAGGATTTGGATAGACCAACAGACCATTACCGTCCAGATCAACCTCAATGTTATTAATGCCGCTCGCCCAGCCATCCACT is a genomic window containing:
- the recR gene encoding recombination mediator RecR; the protein is MVFSSKLIEEAVNEFSKLPGIGKKTALRMVLQLLKSETHSVDSFTSAISRMRHEVVFCKTCHNVSDKELCDICANPARNKKQICVVESIRDVIAIESTQQYNGTYHLLGGILSPLDGIGPERLNIATLQLRVRENDVQELIMALSPTIEGDTTVYYIAKQLSGTPVQITTIARGIAFGGELEYADEMTLARSIAKRLPIDNYVSVTGK